A region from the Branchiostoma lanceolatum isolate klBraLanc5 chromosome 2, klBraLanc5.hap2, whole genome shotgun sequence genome encodes:
- the LOC136427079 gene encoding ras-related protein Rap-1-like: MRGPMKQIRLVVLGAGGVGKSSLVSQFMRGVFNTLYEPTVEDCYRHFLHLPGGNMHSIEILDTGGTHQFPAMQELNIKTAHGFIIVYSIDDAESFQEAHKLRKLVVNVKGTENIPLVMVGNKSDLAVDREVQKDEAVTAAREEWRCPFLETSAKYNRNVYDIFLALLNSIEAYERDSNKQEGSEKRRSSASKTISALKKLLRSKKTSSSRDEVVYYKTAHGTIIVFSINDAEIFKEPSKLRKLVVNVKGTENIPMVMVGNKSDLAVDREVQKDEAVTAAREEWRCPFLETSAKYNRNVYDIFLALLNSIEAWENRDSNKQKMSEKRRSSASKTISTLKKLLRSKSTSNSSNDDVFK; encoded by the exons ATGCGCGGACCGATGAAGCAGATTCGCCTGGTCGTGCTGGGCGCCGGCGGCGTGGGGAAGAGCTCGCTTGTCAGCCAGTTCATGCGGGGCGTCTTCAACACCTTGTACGAGCCCACGGTGGAGGACTGCTACCGGCACTTCCTGCATCTCCCAG GCGGCAACATGCACAGCATAGAGATCCTTGACACGGGAGGCACGCACCAGTTTCCCGCCATGCAGGAGCTGAACATCAAGACTGCCCACGGCTTCATCATTGTCTACTCCATCGACGATGCCGAGTCCTTCCAGGAGGCGCACAAACTGCGCAAGCTCGTCgtcaatgtcaaag GTACAGAGAACATCCCGCTGGTGATGGTGGGGAACAAGTCGGACCTGGCAGTGGACAGGGAGGTGCAGAAAGACGAGGCCGTCACGGCGGCGAGGGAAGAATGGCGCTGCCCCTTTCTGGAGACCAGCGCCAAGTACAACCGCAACGTCTACGACATTTTCCTGGCCTTGTTAAACAGCATTGAAGCGTACGAAAGAGACTCGAACAAACAAGAGGGTTCAGAGAAGAGAAGATCGAGCGCATCGAAGACAATCAGCGCTTTGAAGAAGCTGCTGAGATCCAAGAAGACAAGTAGTTCCCGTGACGAAGTAGTTTATTA TAAGACTGCACACGGAACCATCATTGTCTTCTCCATCAACGACGCAGAGATCTTCAAGGAGCCGAGCAAACTGCGCAAGCTCGTCgtcaatgtcaaag GTACAGAGAACATCCCGATGGTGATGGTGGGGAACAAGTCGGACCTGGCAGTGGACAGGGAGGTGCAGAAAGACGAGGCCGTCACGGCGGCGAGGGAAGAATGGCGCTGTCCCTTCCTGGAGACCAGCGCCAAGTACAACCGCAACGTCTACGACATTTTCCTGGCCTTGTTGAACAGCATTGAAGCGTGGGAGAACAGAGACTCGAACAAACAGAAAATGTCAGAGAAGAGAAGATCGAGCGCATCGAAGACAATCAGCACTTTGAAAAAGTTGCTGAGATCCAAAAGTACGAGTAATTCCTCTAACGACGACGTGTTTAAATAG